In Romboutsia lituseburensis, a genomic segment contains:
- a CDS encoding DUF3810 domain-containing protein, whose product MVEVLSNVSGIFPFSLYEFFMYLLALFTALFLLYIFILIINKSFRKKLYDNNIYSLKDILKYYLLNILSFLSIIYFLFIILWGLNYNRIPLEDTLIKNYTLENNIVYTYNKDVRNHNSSDLSNLYNFLIYKSNETRELVKEDSHGIMKVNRDFKDVLNRAYLGYENTVSILPQIDGNYSKPKYVLSSNLMCYTGITGIYFPFTGEANVNIAVPDIYIPSTTLHEMAHQRGYASEDEANFIGYLTAINHPDIYFKYSGYILALNHTANALYKADYKKYMSLSKKISNDVKKDLINNKNFWKIYEGKVDEISNKFNDSYLKANGIKEGSASYGKMVNLLLTYYKLYPQTHK is encoded by the coding sequence ATGGTAGAAGTCTTAAGTAATGTAAGTGGAATTTTTCCATTTTCTTTATATGAATTTTTTATGTATCTACTAGCACTATTTACTGCTTTATTTTTATTATATATATTTATACTTATCATTAATAAAAGCTTCCGTAAAAAACTTTATGATAATAATATATATTCACTTAAAGATATTTTAAAATATTATTTACTTAATATCTTAAGTTTTTTATCTATAATATATTTTTTATTTATAATATTGTGGGGATTAAACTATAATAGAATACCTTTAGAGGATACTTTAATTAAAAATTATACTCTGGAGAATAATATAGTTTATACATATAATAAAGATGTACGTAACCACAATTCTAGTGACTTATCTAATTTATATAATTTTTTAATTTATAAATCAAATGAGACTAGAGAACTTGTAAAAGAAGATTCTCATGGTATTATGAAAGTTAATAGAGACTTTAAAGATGTTCTCAATCGAGCTTACTTAGGATATGAAAATACTGTAAGTATTTTACCTCAAATTGATGGTAATTATTCTAAACCTAAGTATGTATTATCATCTAATTTGATGTGCTATACAGGTATAACTGGCATTTATTTTCCTTTTACTGGTGAAGCAAATGTTAATATTGCAGTTCCTGATATTTACATTCCTTCAACAACACTACATGAAATGGCCCATCAAAGAGGTTATGCAAGTGAAGATGAGGCCAACTTTATAGGTTATTTAACAGCTATAAACCATCCAGATATATACTTTAAATATTCTGGATATATACTTGCACTTAATCATACTGCTAATGCACTATATAAAGCTGATTATAAAAAATATATGTCTTTATCTAAAAAAATTTCTAATGACGTAAAAAAAGATTTGATTAATAATAAAAATTTTTGGAAAATATATGAAGGCAAGGTTGATGAAATATCAAACAAATTCAATGACTCTTATTTAAAAGCTAATGGAATTAAAGAAGGTTCTGCTAGCTACGGTAAAATGGTTAACTTACTTTTAACCTATTATAAGCTTTATCCTCAAACACATAAATAA
- a CDS encoding sel1 repeat family protein produces the protein MKENKFSIHNLRNISQDPKMFHTKGAFYEKMGKIDKAIESYKQAAEYEYLKSQYALANLYHAKGQYNEAEKWYSASFKNGEERAALNLGNMYFKVEGYEYSIYWYEKVAALGDLRGQNNLGVTYFKLKDYERSEKWLKQASQSNFGKACFNLGVLYYNLNRIDEAIESYKKGSVLSDEECKFNLAVLSQREEDEKNAISLYKQLHKLGHKKGCFNIGLIMEIDENYEEAERYYLKSADKDCSNSQYRLGYIYDRDEEYEDAIEYYERSIEKNNTLAKYRLGNLYNQKNDIEQAKIYYEMAAKDNMIEAKNNLAGLYFEAKNYEEAIKYYEEAIVDGCKEAIENIGDLYFQQGDIEKAISYYLRNSNDLSCQIKLGRIYEDGEHYEEARIWYIKASENGDTHANYKLGCMYEEEDNVLESKKYFELASEKTHLNARIHLGKIYFEEENYEDAKKMFEVPANEGNTYSQHMLGVIFDSYFKDYVNSKYWYEKARSKNCEESIYNLGQLSLKLNEDSEAEKYYKEGFKLGNKKCEYMLAGLYYKRSLEMYKSLANENYENSNEVVNSMPQLNINFDEVLLTKFEELEIVVDEEEYVPMYILEIEENLKEKFEDLIKDMIIDFDEK, from the coding sequence ATGAAAGAAAACAAATTTTCAATACATAATTTAAGAAATATATCTCAAGACCCAAAGATGTTTCATACTAAAGGAGCATTCTATGAGAAGATGGGAAAAATAGATAAAGCAATAGAAAGCTATAAGCAAGCTGCTGAATATGAGTATTTAAAATCACAGTATGCATTAGCTAATTTGTATCATGCTAAGGGGCAGTACAATGAAGCTGAAAAATGGTACTCAGCATCATTCAAAAATGGAGAAGAGAGAGCTGCACTTAATTTAGGAAATATGTATTTTAAAGTAGAGGGATATGAGTACTCTATTTACTGGTATGAAAAAGTTGCAGCCTTAGGAGACTTAAGAGGACAAAATAATCTAGGGGTTACATATTTTAAATTAAAAGACTATGAAAGGTCTGAAAAATGGTTAAAGCAAGCATCTCAAAGTAATTTTGGGAAGGCATGCTTTAATCTAGGTGTTCTTTATTATAATTTAAATAGAATTGACGAGGCAATTGAAAGTTATAAAAAAGGATCTGTATTATCAGATGAAGAATGTAAATTTAATCTAGCTGTATTAAGTCAAAGAGAAGAAGATGAAAAAAATGCTATAAGCTTATACAAACAACTTCATAAGTTAGGCCATAAAAAAGGATGTTTTAATATAGGGCTTATAATGGAAATAGATGAAAACTATGAAGAAGCTGAAAGATACTATCTAAAAAGTGCGGATAAAGATTGTAGTAATTCTCAATATAGATTAGGATACATATATGATAGAGATGAAGAATATGAAGATGCAATAGAATATTATGAAAGAAGTATCGAGAAAAATAACACATTAGCCAAGTATAGACTAGGAAATTTATATAATCAAAAAAATGATATTGAACAAGCTAAAATATATTATGAAATGGCAGCTAAAGACAATATGATAGAAGCAAAAAATAATTTAGCTGGTCTATATTTTGAGGCTAAGAATTATGAGGAAGCTATAAAGTATTATGAAGAAGCTATTGTAGATGGTTGTAAAGAAGCTATTGAAAATATTGGAGATTTATATTTCCAACAAGGAGATATAGAGAAGGCTATATCTTATTATTTAAGAAATTCAAATGATTTATCATGTCAGATTAAATTAGGAAGAATTTATGAAGATGGTGAACATTATGAAGAGGCGAGAATTTGGTATATTAAGGCCAGTGAAAATGGAGATACTCATGCTAATTATAAGTTAGGATGTATGTATGAAGAAGAAGATAATGTATTAGAATCTAAAAAATATTTTGAATTAGCATCTGAAAAAACACATTTAAATGCTAGAATTCATTTAGGAAAAATTTATTTTGAAGAAGAAAATTATGAAGATGCAAAAAAAATGTTTGAAGTACCAGCTAATGAAGGGAATACATATTCTCAACACATGCTAGGTGTAATATTTGATAGTTACTTTAAAGATTATGTAAATTCAAAGTATTGGTATGAAAAAGCTAGATCAAAAAATTGTGAAGAATCTATATACAATTTAGGACAATTAAGTTTGAAGTTAAATGAGGATAGTGAGGCTGAAAAATATTATAAAGAAGGATTTAAACTTGGAAATAAAAAATGTGAGTATATGCTAGCGGGACTTTATTATAAGAGAAGTTTAGAAATGTATAAGTCTTTAGCTAATGAGAACTATGAAAATTCAAATGAAGTAGTAAATTCTATGCCACAATTGAATATAAACTTTGATGAGGTGCTATTAACTAAGTTCGAAGAATTAGAAATTGTAGTAGATGAAGAAGAGTATGTTCCAATGTATATATTAGAAATAGAAGAAAATTTAAAAGAAAAATTTGAAGATCTTATAAAGGATATGATAATAGATTTTGATGAAAAATAA
- a CDS encoding calcium/sodium antiporter: MNYILLILGFFLLIKGADYFVDGSSNIAKVLNIPPIIIGLTIVTFGTSAPEAAVSITASLDGQNGMAMGNVIGSNIFNILMVVGAAGYIKTLHVEKSILSKEFPFLLFTSILIVFLTGDSLFRNSSINVLSKFDGIVLLILFGLFFYNLINTALKSKNKFTENESLISIDADTISYSIEQPLYKSIFYSIFGMIAIIIGGKLVVYSGSSIASTFGISDKLIGLTIVSIGTSLPEFVTSIIAATKGESDIALGNVIGSNIFNILFVLGASSFISPITVQNGLLLDGVFMIIVTFITYIFASRKKDVNKIESLTLIGLYLFYMAYLIMTA, encoded by the coding sequence ATGAATTATATTTTATTAATACTTGGGTTTTTCTTACTCATTAAGGGGGCTGATTATTTTGTTGATGGTTCATCTAATATAGCAAAGGTATTAAACATACCACCTATTATAATAGGTCTTACCATCGTTACTTTCGGAACTAGTGCTCCAGAAGCAGCTGTAAGTATTACAGCCTCTTTAGATGGACAAAATGGAATGGCTATGGGGAATGTTATTGGATCTAATATATTTAATATACTTATGGTAGTAGGTGCTGCTGGATATATTAAAACACTACATGTTGAAAAATCAATACTATCTAAAGAGTTTCCTTTTTTATTATTCACTTCAATATTAATAGTTTTTCTAACAGGTGATTCTTTGTTTAGAAATAGTTCAATTAATGTTTTAAGTAAATTTGATGGTATCGTCTTACTTATTTTATTTGGTTTGTTTTTCTACAATTTAATAAACACTGCTTTAAAATCTAAAAATAAATTTACAGAGAACGAAAGTTTAATCTCAATAGATGCAGATACTATTTCATATAGTATAGAACAACCATTGTATAAGTCTATATTTTATTCAATTTTCGGAATGATTGCAATAATAATCGGAGGTAAATTAGTTGTTTATTCTGGATCGTCTATAGCCTCTACATTTGGTATTAGCGATAAATTAATCGGACTTACTATTGTTTCTATAGGGACTTCATTACCTGAATTTGTAACATCTATTATAGCTGCTACAAAAGGTGAAAGTGATATAGCATTAGGAAATGTTATTGGATCTAATATATTTAATATACTTTTTGTATTAGGTGCATCTTCATTTATATCTCCTATAACTGTACAAAATGGGCTTTTATTAGATGGGGTATTTATGATAATAGTTACTTTTATAACATATATATTTGCTTCTAGAAAGAAAGATGTGAATAAAATTGAAAGTTTAACTCTTATTGGCCTTTATTTATTTTATATGGCTTATCTAATTATGACAGCTTAA
- a CDS encoding AEC family transporter, which produces MSLGNVFSQILILFILIIIGYYTRKKDLLDEYTTSKLSSLTMSIFLPSMIINSMQIDYSPDMIDKIIKLLIISLVMYTISYLASYLLKFIFKSCNDLGIYQYVIMFSNVGFMGYPVVEAVLGKEAVFYTAIFNLPFNLLTITLGTYFLSKGKADYSFSIKNFINPVIISIFIGLILFVLNIKLPIFISKPLDMLGNITTPMSMIIIGSMLCASSAIDCFYNKKLYFVTIIRLIILPIAIYFVLNGQIKDSLLISIPIVISAMPAAANTAIMASEYEANTHLASQAVFFTTLFSVITIPLVSSILIK; this is translated from the coding sequence ATGAGTTTGGGTAATGTATTTTCTCAAATATTAATTTTATTTATTTTGATAATAATCGGTTATTATACCAGAAAAAAAGATTTATTAGATGAATATACTACATCTAAATTATCATCTTTAACTATGAGCATCTTTTTACCATCAATGATTATTAATTCTATGCAAATTGATTATAGTCCTGACATGATTGACAAAATAATAAAATTATTAATAATATCACTTGTCATGTATACTATATCATACTTAGCATCATATTTGCTAAAATTTATATTTAAATCTTGCAACGATTTGGGTATTTATCAGTACGTTATAATGTTTTCTAATGTTGGTTTTATGGGTTATCCAGTTGTCGAAGCTGTATTAGGAAAAGAAGCTGTATTTTATACAGCAATATTTAATTTGCCATTTAACTTATTAACTATTACACTAGGTACTTATTTTTTATCTAAAGGAAAAGCAGACTATTCTTTTTCTATAAAAAACTTTATTAATCCAGTAATTATATCTATTTTTATAGGATTAATATTATTTGTACTAAATATTAAATTACCTATTTTCATAAGTAAGCCACTGGATATGTTAGGTAATATTACTACACCAATGTCAATGATAATAATAGGTAGTATGCTTTGTGCATCTTCTGCAATTGATTGTTTTTATAATAAAAAACTTTATTTTGTAACAATTATTAGGTTAATAATACTTCCAATTGCTATCTACTTTGTTTTAAATGGTCAAATAAAAGATAGTTTGTTAATTTCTATTCCTATTGTAATATCTGCTATGCCAGCTGCTGCAAATACTGCGATAATGGCAAGTGAATATGAAGCTAATACACATTTAGCATCTCAAGCTGTTTTTTTTACAACTTTATTTTCAGTTATAACTATACCTTTAGTAAGCTCTATTCTAATAAAGTAA
- a CDS encoding alpha-glucosidase — MIEKRWWHNSVVYQIYPRSFIDSNNDGIGDLNGITSKLDYLKELGIDVIWLSPVYKSPNDDNGYDISDYRNIMDEFGNIEEMENLLKEANNRGIKILMDLVLNHTSDEHEWFKEAKSNKDSKYRDYYVFRKPVQGKEPNDLVSIFSGSAWQLDEDSNEYYLHLFSKKQPDLNWENENMRNELYDMINFWISKGVGGFRLDVIDLVGKQPDKCITNNGPKLHEYIKEMNSKTFGDKDLLTVGETWGATPDIAKLYSNPKEKELSMVFQFEHISLDEIPGKSKWDLAPLDFVKLKIVFEKWQTELKNDGWNSLFWNNHDLPRIVSRWGNDSNEYRELSAKMLATVLHMQKGTPYIYQGEEIGMTNVKFATIDDYKDIELLNMYKERIANGYDEKDIMKSIYTKGRDNARTPMHWDESENAGFSKATPWIKVNPNYKDINAKKNLEDKNSVFNHYKKLIQIRKSMDVVVYGDFKLLYKNHKSIFAYIRELNEERILVVANFYDKEEKFVLDKDIKYDEANILLSNYIDSNKNPDKITLRPYEAIIYKLK; from the coding sequence ATGATTGAAAAAAGATGGTGGCATAATTCTGTAGTATACCAAATATACCCAAGAAGCTTTATAGATAGTAATAACGATGGAATAGGAGATTTAAATGGAATAACATCGAAGCTAGATTATTTAAAAGAATTAGGAATAGACGTAATATGGTTATCTCCAGTATACAAATCACCAAACGATGACAATGGATATGATATAAGTGACTATAGAAATATAATGGATGAATTTGGGAACATCGAAGAGATGGAGAATTTATTAAAAGAAGCAAACAATAGAGGAATTAAAATACTAATGGATCTAGTTTTAAATCATACATCAGATGAACATGAATGGTTTAAAGAAGCTAAGTCTAACAAAGATAGCAAATATAGAGATTATTATGTATTTAGAAAGCCAGTACAAGGAAAAGAGCCGAATGATTTAGTTTCGATATTTAGTGGAAGTGCATGGCAACTAGATGAAGATAGTAATGAATATTATCTGCACTTATTTTCTAAAAAACAACCAGATTTAAATTGGGAAAATGAAAATATGAGAAATGAACTATACGATATGATAAATTTTTGGATAAGTAAGGGAGTAGGAGGATTTAGATTAGATGTTATAGATTTAGTAGGAAAGCAACCAGATAAATGTATAACAAATAATGGTCCAAAACTTCATGAATACATAAAAGAAATGAACTCTAAAACTTTTGGAGATAAAGATTTGTTAACTGTTGGAGAAACATGGGGAGCTACTCCTGATATAGCTAAATTATACAGCAATCCTAAAGAAAAAGAATTAAGTATGGTATTTCAGTTTGAGCATATAAGTCTTGACGAGATACCAGGAAAAAGTAAATGGGATTTAGCACCGCTTGATTTTGTTAAGTTGAAGATTGTGTTTGAAAAATGGCAAACAGAGCTTAAAAATGATGGATGGAATAGTTTGTTCTGGAATAATCATGATCTTCCAAGAATAGTATCAAGATGGGGAAATGATAGTAATGAATATAGAGAATTAAGTGCTAAGATGCTTGCAACAGTACTTCATATGCAAAAAGGTACTCCATATATTTATCAAGGTGAAGAAATAGGAATGACAAATGTCAAATTTGCTACTATAGATGATTATAAAGATATAGAACTATTAAATATGTATAAAGAACGTATAGCTAATGGATATGATGAAAAAGACATAATGAAGTCTATATATACAAAAGGAAGAGATAATGCGAGAACACCTATGCATTGGGATGAAAGTGAAAATGCTGGATTTAGTAAAGCAACTCCATGGATAAAAGTGAACCCAAATTATAAGGATATAAATGCTAAGAAAAATTTAGAAGATAAAAACTCAGTATTTAATCATTATAAAAAATTAATACAAATAAGAAAATCAATGGATGTAGTTGTATACGGTGACTTTAAATTATTATACAAAAATCATAAATCTATATTTGCATATATAAGAGAATTAAATGAAGAAAGAATACTAGTAGTTGCAAACTTTTATGATAAAGAAGAAAAATTTGTATTAGATAAAGATATAAAATATGATGAAGCTAATATACTACTAAGCAACTATATTGATTCTAATAAAAATCCAGATAAAATAACTTTAAGACCTTATGAAGCTATAATATATAAATTAAAGTGA
- a CDS encoding alpha-amylase family glycosyl hydrolase gives MKKAWWKEAVGYQIYPRSFIDSNNDGIGDLQGIIQKLDYIKDLGIDVIWICPMYKSPNDDNGYDISDYKDIMNEFGKMSDFDELLKEVHKRGMRLIIDLVVNHTSDEHEWFRESKSSKNHPKRDWYIWKEGKNGLEPNNWESIFKGSAWEKDESTNEYFLHIFSKKQPDLNWENEEVRKAVYEMINWWLDKGIDGFRVDAISHIKKEDGLLDMDNPNNLKYVPSFDKHMNVDGIQKYLKELKKETFDKYDIMTVGEANGVTTNDCNEWVGEEDGKFNMIFQFGHLSLWDYKNKKSFDILKYKREMNKWQEALHGKGWNALFIENHDQVRVVSNWGNDRDYLAESAKSLGLSYFMQQGTPFIYQGQEIGMTNIELDSINDYDDIGTKNAYYEDIEKGISESYALKKVWMSSRDNSRTPMQWNNSKNGGFSKSDKTWFKVNSNYIDINVEKQMNDGNSILNFYKEMIKIRKQNEALIYGKCNLLMRYDENIYAYERVLNDDTFIIMCNLSDNNSIYYQKEINIDYKNLILSTHEVKPHENTTTINLKPWESRIYKEKSIKRQQQKMIDGDLYIAFGNEGLETFEERQYAKEVLFDYNSLRPSKVDERNKILENLFGSVDKNFYIEPPFRCDYGYNIFWGKGSYANYNLTVLDCSKVNIGKNVLIGPNVNIFTAGHPVDPEVRASGLEFAMPITIGDNVWIGGGSTINQGVSIGENSVIASGSIVIKDIPSNVVAAGNPCKVIRSINEGDKKRYFKGRNI, from the coding sequence ATGAAAAAAGCATGGTGGAAAGAAGCTGTTGGATATCAAATATATCCAAGAAGTTTTATTGATAGTAACAATGATGGAATAGGGGATTTACAAGGAATAATACAGAAACTTGATTATATAAAAGATTTAGGTATAGATGTTATATGGATATGCCCAATGTATAAATCACCAAATGATGATAATGGATATGATATAAGTGATTATAAAGACATAATGAATGAGTTTGGTAAAATGAGTGACTTTGATGAATTATTAAAGGAAGTTCATAAAAGAGGTATGAGACTTATAATAGATTTAGTTGTGAACCATACATCAGATGAACATGAATGGTTTAGAGAGTCAAAATCATCAAAAAATCATCCTAAAAGAGATTGGTATATATGGAAAGAAGGTAAGAATGGATTAGAGCCTAATAATTGGGAAAGTATATTTAAAGGCTCTGCATGGGAAAAAGATGAATCTACAAATGAGTACTTCCTTCATATATTTTCCAAAAAACAACCAGATTTAAACTGGGAAAATGAAGAAGTTAGAAAAGCTGTTTATGAGATGATAAACTGGTGGTTAGATAAAGGAATCGATGGATTTAGAGTAGATGCAATAAGCCATATAAAAAAAGAAGACGGTCTTTTGGATATGGATAATCCAAATAATTTAAAATATGTACCATCTTTTGATAAGCATATGAATGTAGACGGCATACAAAAATATTTAAAAGAGCTTAAAAAAGAAACCTTTGATAAATATGATATAATGACAGTTGGAGAAGCTAATGGTGTAACTACAAATGATTGTAATGAATGGGTTGGAGAAGAAGATGGAAAGTTTAATATGATATTCCAATTCGGGCATTTATCACTTTGGGACTATAAAAATAAAAAATCATTTGATATATTAAAATATAAAAGAGAAATGAATAAATGGCAAGAAGCGCTACATGGTAAAGGATGGAATGCTTTATTTATAGAAAATCATGATCAAGTAAGAGTAGTATCAAATTGGGGAAATGATAGAGACTATTTGGCTGAAAGTGCAAAATCTCTAGGATTATCATATTTTATGCAACAGGGAACACCATTTATATATCAAGGTCAAGAAATAGGAATGACAAATATAGAACTTGATAGCATAAATGATTATGATGATATAGGAACTAAAAATGCATACTATGAAGATATAGAAAAAGGTATAAGTGAAAGTTATGCTCTGAAAAAAGTATGGATGTCATCAAGGGACAACTCAAGAACACCTATGCAATGGAATAATTCTAAAAATGGTGGATTTAGTAAAAGTGATAAAACTTGGTTTAAAGTAAACTCAAACTACATAGATATAAATGTTGAAAAACAAATGAATGATGGAAATTCAATTCTTAATTTTTATAAAGAAATGATTAAAATAAGAAAACAAAATGAAGCATTAATATATGGTAAGTGTAATTTACTTATGAGATATGATGAAAATATTTATGCATATGAAAGAGTATTAAATGATGATACATTTATAATTATGTGCAATCTAAGTGATAATAATTCTATATACTATCAAAAAGAAATAAATATAGATTATAAGAACTTGATTCTATCAACACATGAAGTAAAACCTCATGAAAATACTACAACAATAAACTTAAAACCTTGGGAATCAAGAATATATAAGGAGAAAAGTATAAAAAGACAACAACAAAAAATGATAGATGGAGATCTTTATATAGCATTTGGAAATGAAGGATTAGAAACATTTGAAGAAAGACAATATGCTAAAGAGGTTTTATTTGATTATAATAGCTTAAGACCAAGTAAAGTAGATGAAAGAAATAAAATTTTAGAAAATTTATTTGGATCAGTAGATAAAAACTTTTATATAGAGCCACCGTTTAGATGTGATTATGGATATAATATATTTTGGGGAAAAGGATCTTATGCAAATTATAATTTAACGGTGCTAGATTGTTCAAAAGTTAATATTGGTAAAAATGTACTAATAGGACCAAATGTAAATATATTCACCGCAGGCCATCCTGTAGACCCTGAGGTAAGAGCTAGCGGACTAGAATTTGCAATGCCGATAACTATAGGTGATAATGTTTGGATTGGCGGAGGAAGTACAATAAATCAAGGAGTTAGTATAGGTGAAAATTCAGTAATAGCATCTGGAAGTATAGTGATTAAAGATATTCCCTCAAATGTTGTAGCAGCAGGAAACCCATGTAAGGTGATAAGAAGTATAAACGAAGGAGATAAAAAAAGATATTTTAAAGGCAGAAATATTTAA
- a CDS encoding MalY/PatB family protein — translation MSKYNFDKAVNRENTNCIKWDFRTRCSQKATQEGLPLWVADMDFECAEPIVNSLRKRIEHKIFGYTSEDTKEYKDSVCGWYKRRFNLDVDGNNIFFSPGVVPAIITLVKILTEENDTVIIQQPVYTPFELKVKNNNRNVVSNSLKYDGVSYEIDFDDLEEKAKNPKAKIMLFCSPHNPVGRVWKTDELRKVIDICKKNNLWLISDEIHSDLIRKGNKHMPTLKVGCDYKDKIITCTAPSKTFNLAGMHLANIVINNKEIQKKWLFELKDKLDIGSPSPFAVVSAMAAYNECEDWLNELNQYIDDNMEFIDKYLKENLPKAKLVKPQGTYLAWVDFNEYGLSEIELEDIMFKRAKVLFNQGYNFGKEGKGFVRINAACPRSILKECMDRIKNAF, via the coding sequence ATGAGCAAATATAATTTTGATAAAGCTGTTAATAGAGAAAATACAAATTGTATAAAATGGGATTTTAGAACAAGATGTAGCCAAAAAGCAACTCAGGAGGGGCTTCCTTTATGGGTTGCAGATATGGACTTTGAATGTGCTGAGCCTATAGTAAATTCATTACGAAAAAGAATTGAACATAAAATATTTGGATACACATCAGAAGATACTAAAGAATATAAAGATTCAGTTTGTGGTTGGTATAAGAGGAGATTTAATCTAGATGTTGATGGAAATAATATATTTTTTAGCCCAGGGGTAGTTCCGGCTATAATAACTTTGGTAAAAATACTTACTGAAGAAAATGATACAGTAATAATACAGCAGCCAGTATATACACCTTTTGAATTAAAAGTCAAAAATAATAACAGAAATGTAGTAAGTAATAGTTTAAAGTATGATGGAGTAAGTTATGAAATAGATTTCGATGACCTTGAAGAAAAAGCAAAAAATCCAAAGGCAAAGATTATGTTATTTTGTAGCCCACATAATCCTGTAGGAAGAGTATGGAAAACAGACGAATTAAGAAAGGTTATAGATATATGTAAAAAAAATAATTTATGGTTAATATCTGATGAAATTCACTCAGATTTAATAAGAAAAGGAAATAAGCATATGCCTACATTAAAAGTAGGTTGTGATTATAAAGATAAGATAATAACCTGTACCGCTCCGAGTAAAACGTTTAATCTAGCTGGTATGCATTTAGCAAATATAGTGATAAATAATAAAGAAATTCAGAAAAAATGGTTATTTGAATTAAAAGATAAGTTAGATATTGGATCACCAAGTCCATTTGCAGTGGTATCTGCAATGGCAGCATATAATGAATGTGAAGATTGGTTAAATGAATTGAACCAATATATAGATGATAATATGGAATTTATAGATAAATATTTAAAAGAAAATTTACCTAAGGCAAAGCTAGTAAAACCACAGGGAACTTATTTGGCATGGGTTGATTTTAATGAATATGGTTTAAGTGAAATTGAACTAGAAGATATAATGTTTAAAAGAGCTAAAGTTTTGTTTAATCAAGGATATAACTTTGGTAAAGAAGGTAAAGGATTTGTAAGAATAAACGCAGCATGTCCTAGATCAATATTAAAAGAATGTATGGATAGAATAAAAAACGCTTTTTAA
- a CDS encoding magnesium transporter CorA family protein, which yields MIRYYKTIDNKLEKLNSFESGCWINLVEPNQSEISEIVALLNIDIESIKSALDEEERSRIDVEDNHTLILIDLPVDESDSNSSHYSTIPLGIIIGDSFILTVCSTQTKILNDFIVGHIKDFYTYKKTRFILQILYKNASYYLYYLRRINKMTSVIEREVTKSMKNKELIQLLELEKSLVYFSTSLKAIELVLNKMVRTNSIKKYPDDEDLLEDVIVENKQALEMATIYGDILSRVMDAFSAIISNNQNNVMQFLTSVTLITTIPTIVSGFFGMNVGGIPYGNDINGFWIVMLITTLICLIVTFFMSRNKLL from the coding sequence ATGATAAGATACTATAAGACTATTGACAACAAATTGGAAAAGCTAAATTCTTTTGAAAGTGGCTGTTGGATAAATCTTGTTGAACCTAACCAAAGTGAAATAAGTGAAATTGTTGCTTTATTAAATATAGATATTGAAAGTATTAAATCTGCTCTAGATGAGGAAGAACGTTCGAGAATAGATGTCGAGGATAATCACACACTTATACTTATAGATTTACCTGTAGATGAAAGTGATAGTAACTCTTCTCATTATTCAACAATACCTCTAGGTATTATAATAGGAGATAGCTTTATTTTAACAGTCTGCTCTACTCAAACTAAAATATTAAATGACTTTATTGTAGGGCATATTAAAGACTTCTATACTTATAAAAAAACTCGTTTTATACTTCAAATTCTCTATAAAAATGCAAGTTATTATCTATACTACTTAAGAAGAATAAATAAGATGACTTCTGTAATAGAAAGAGAAGTTACTAAATCCATGAAAAATAAAGAGCTTATACAACTTCTAGAATTAGAAAAATCACTAGTTTATTTTTCTACTTCTTTAAAAGCCATTGAACTAGTTTTAAATAAGATGGTAAGAACTAATAGTATAAAAAAATATCCAGATGACGAGGACTTGCTAGAAGATGTTATAGTTGAAAATAAGCAGGCTTTAGAGATGGCTACTATATACGGTGATATATTAAGCCGAGTAATGGATGCATTTAGTGCCATTATTAGTAACAATCAAAATAATGTTATGCAATTTTTAACTTCTGTTACATTAATAACTACTATCCCAACTATAGTTTCAGGTTTTTTCGGAATGAACGTAGGTGGTATTCCATATGGTAATGATATAAATGGATTTTGGATTGTAATGTTAATTACTACTTTAATTTGTTTAATAGTTACCTTTTTCATGTCTAGAAATAAGTTATTATAA